TGTCAGCACCTGGGACAGGAAACCAGCTCCCGGTTAAATGATGAGCAGGTAGAACTTGGATTGGGGATTCATGGAGAACCAGGAATAGAAGTGATTCCCTATGCTAAAGCAGATCAGCTGATGGCCCTGGCTATTGAAAAACTCGAGGCAAACCTATCTGATGAAGATGGCCGTTATGCCATGATCTTTAACAATATGGGGAGTGTCAGCCCAATTGAAATGAGCTTATTGGTCAACTCTTTCCGTAAAACAAAACTCGCCACAAAAATAGCGTATATGGTTGGTCCGGCAGCGCTGATGTCTTCCATCAATATGAGTGGTTTCTCTGTTTCTGTATTGTTGCTTACGGAGGAGATAGAGAAAGCCTTGCTCGCTGAGGCAGAACCTATTGCATGGCAACTTCAACCTTTTGAAAAACCTGCAGAAATCATCAGTCCAAAACTTCCGGAAACCATTCCTTATGAGGCTTCGGCTAATGACAAAGTATATCAGCTGATCAATGAAGTGGCCCAATTACTGGTGTCTATTGAAAAGGAAATCAATGGACTGGACGCGAAAGTTGGCGATGGTGATGCGGGATCTACTTTTGCACTGACCGGCAAGCGGCTACTAACAGTTATAAACCGGCTTCCCTTGAATGATACCGGAAAACTACTGCTAAGCATTGGCCGGATTCTGGCCAGAGAAGCCGGGGGATCCAGCGGCGTCTTATTGTCTATCTTATTTACTGCCGCAGGAACCGCTTATACGAAATCTCCTGAACTGGGAAAATCACTGCTGGAAGGACTGCAAAGAGTAAAGGATTACGGTGGTGCACAGACCGGCGACCGGACCATGATAGATGCCCTGCAGCCTGCTTTTGAATCCCTGGCAAATGGAGAAACGACCGCTTTGGTTGCCCAACATGCGCGTAAAGGAGCGGAACACACCAAGACCATCATCAATACTAAATTCGGCCGTTCCTCTTACCTTTCTGAAGAGGTATTGAGAAATGTCCCTGATCCGGGAGCAGAAGTTATCGCCAGGGTTTTTGAAAAAATTGCCCTTCTAAATTAAGGTAAATGTAAACATTCCTGTCTTTGATGACCGGAGTGTTTACTGGGTTTTATCGAAATGCAATAGCCAGTGGTTCCCATATTTATCCTTTAAATCACCAAACAAAGCACCCCAGAAGCTATTTTCCAATGGATGTGTTGCCGTTCCTCCCTCAACCAGGCGCTGGTAACAGTTACGGGCTTCCTCTTCCGTGCTACAGTTGAGCATCAGCGCAACAGCATTACCTTTCACCAAACCTTCCTTGCCCACCATATCCGAACCCATAATCCGGATTGATCCCCTGGTCAGCGTTGCCTGCAAAATATATCCTTTCATCTTCTCCGGCATCTTTTCCGATAGCGGAGATGCACCGATCGTTTGAAAGCTAAGCTCTCCACCCAGACAGGACTGGTAAAAAGTCATCGCCTCCCGGCAATTGCCAGCAAAAGTTAAATAGGAGTTGATAGATGTGATCATGACGTATTAGATTATGAATTCAAACTTAGCAGGAACCTCAAAAAAAAACCTTGTGTAAAAACGACAATTAACAGGGTTGTTTACGACAATAAAACACAATATCTT
This region of Pedobacter steynii genomic DNA includes:
- a CDS encoding dihydroxyacetone kinase subunit DhaK; its protein translation is MKFFINETDQIVNEAIEGLLTNPKLARLDAFPEVRVVIRKDWDKSKVAIISGGGSGHEPAHAGFVGKGMLTAAVCGDIFASPTVDAVLSAILAATGPKGCLLVIKNYTGDRLNFGLAAEQARALGYEVRTVTVDDDIALGKEVKRRGLAGTLFVHKIAGQLAEEGKSLEEIAAIAQQVIDRTASIGLSLTECQHLGQETSSRLNDEQVELGLGIHGEPGIEVIPYAKADQLMALAIEKLEANLSDEDGRYAMIFNNMGSVSPIEMSLLVNSFRKTKLATKIAYMVGPAALMSSINMSGFSVSVLLLTEEIEKALLAEAEPIAWQLQPFEKPAEIISPKLPETIPYEASANDKVYQLINEVAQLLVSIEKEINGLDAKVGDGDAGSTFALTGKRLLTVINRLPLNDTGKLLLSIGRILAREAGGSSGVLLSILFTAAGTAYTKSPELGKSLLEGLQRVKDYGGAQTGDRTMIDALQPAFESLANGETTALVAQHARKGAEHTKTIINTKFGRSSYLSEEVLRNVPDPGAEVIARVFEKIALLN
- a CDS encoding VOC family protein: MITSINSYLTFAGNCREAMTFYQSCLGGELSFQTIGASPLSEKMPEKMKGYILQATLTRGSIRIMGSDMVGKEGLVKGNAVALMLNCSTEEEARNCYQRLVEGGTATHPLENSFWGALFGDLKDKYGNHWLLHFDKTQ